The sequence GTGGTGGACGCCGAGAAGTTGCCCATCAACCGGTTGGCGCCCAGCGGGAAGCCGGCGCTGGTGCAGAGCCGGGGGGAGAAGCGCACGGCGCACAACGCCATCGAGAAACGCTACCGCTCCTCCATCAACGACAAGATTGTGGAGCTCAAGGACCTGGTGGTGGGCACCGAGGCCAAGGTGGGAGCCCGGGGGttggtggggctggggtgggcaagGGTGGGGGGCTTCAGCTGGCATTTTGGCTGAGCCGTCCCTGCCTGCCGGCAGCTCAACAAGTCGGCGATCCTGAGGAAAGCGATCGAGTACATCCGATTCCTGCAGCAGAGCAACCAGAAGCTGAAGCAGGAGAACCTCACCCTGAAGATGGCCGTGCAGAAGAACCGTGAGTGGAAGGGCAGGTCTCAGGGttggggggctcagccccagggctgccgTATGCCCCTCCCGCCAGCACCTCTCAGCCTGCTCTGCTCCCCGTAGAGTCCCTGAAGGACTTGGTGGCCTCCTGCAGTGGGGGGGCCAAGGCGGAGGCCCCCATGGAGGTGGTGAAGGCAGAGGTGATGGAGATGCTGACGCCGCCGCCCTCGGACGTGGGCTCGCCGTCTCACAGCAGCCCGCTCTCGCTCAGTgggggcagcagcaacagcagcggCAGCGACTCGGAGCCCGACAGCCCCCTCTGCGACCATGGCAaggtgtggggggggggctgggggggtgttcCCCCTCGCCCTGAGCTGAGCAGGGGATCCGCCGCATGATGCTGTGGTGCCAAGAGCAAAGCACACCAGATGCTGGCATGGGGAAGGGAGCTGAGAGCCCTGGTCTGGCTCTCTGAGGCTGCTCCTTACCTGAtctggggctggagggaggggtgcagggggcacTCTGGGGTGCAGTGGGCTGCTGCACCTGTGCCCCATGCCCTGTACCCCAAAACGTGCTTTGTGCCCCATACCTATTCCCTGCACTCCATGCCCATGCCCTATATCTGATCACTGTGCTCTATATCTCATGTCCTATATCCCATTCCCTATATCCCATACCTCTGCCCCAACACCATGCCCTATATCCCATTCCCTATATCCCATATCTGTGCCCTATATCCCATGCCCTATATCCCATACGTGTACCCCACATCCATGCCCCATGCCCTGGGGCTCACAGCGGCTCTCCCGTGCAGGTGAAGCAGGAGCGCCCGCCGCCCTCGCCCAGCAGCCAGGGCATGCTGGACCGCTCCCGCATGGCCCTCTGCGCCTTCGtcttcctctgcctctccttcaACCCCCTGGCCTCCCTCCTCCGGGGCTCCGGTGCTCCGGGCCCTGTGGGGAGCCCAGGCACCGCTGGCCCCAGCAGGAGCATCATGGCTGAGTCTGGCATTGTGGGTAAGCTCTGGCATGTGGTGGGGGCTCTTGGGGTGGAGGACATTGGGAGGGGAGCTGTCAGGGTGCTGGTTGTTGGGGTGGCCACAGGGTGGAGGCCATTGGGATGGAGGCTGTTGGGTTGGGTGGGTTGGGTGTGGGGTGAAGGCTGTTTGGGTGGGCCTGGGGCGAAGGCCATTGGGATGGAGGCTGTTGGGTGGGCATGAGCTAGAGGCAGTTGAGGTGAAGACCATTGGGGTGCAGGATGTTGGGGTGGGTGTGCGGTGGGGGCTACCTGGGTGGAGACTGTTGGGATGGAGCCCATCAGGGTGGAGGCTGTTGGGGTGGTCATGGGGTGAAGGCTGTTGGGCTGGAGGCCATCGGGGCAGATATGGGCTAGAGGCTGTTGAAGTGAAGACTGTTGGGGTGCAGGACGTTGGGATGGGTGGGTGGTGGGGGCTACCTGGGTGGAGGCTGTTGGGGTGGGCATGGGGTGAAGGTCGTTGGGGTGGAGGTGGTCATGGCGGATGTGGGGTGAAGGCCATCAAGAGGGGGGGTCCGAGGTGGGAGACAATCGGGGTGGGATGCTGGGGTGGACGCGGGGCAGAGACCGTTGGGTGGAGGCTCTTGGGATGGCCACGGGGTGAAGGCCACCGGGATGGAGACCCTGGGGTGGGTGcagggtggaggtggaggtgtgACGCTGATGCCCTCCCCGCGCAGAGGAGCCGTGGGGGTGGGCGCAGTGGCTCTGGCCCACCCTGGCCTTCTGGGCGCTGAACGCGGCGCTGGTGCTGGGGGCGGTGGTGCGACTCTTCGTCTGCGGGGAGCCCGTCACCCGCCCCCATTCCGAGCCCTCCGTCCTCTTCTGGCGGCACCGCCGACAGGCCGACCTTGACCTTGACCGGGTAAGCCCTGCCTCTTGCCACACCCGGCGTGATGTCACCTGCCCCACCCACCATGGACACACCCCCACTTGCCCCCACCAATCCCAACACCTGCTCTTTGGGTTAGCCCCACCCATGCCATAGCCCCACGCCTTCCACCTGATCTAGCCCCCCCctaacccccccacccccctgcactATGCGTAGCCCTGCCCAGTTCTCACTTAGCCCCGCCCACTCCCATTAGCCCTGCCCCATTCGACCACACCCATCTCTCattggccccgccccctccctgtAGCCCTGCCCCCCCGCGCTGACCAGCTCTCTCCCGGGTGGGGGCTCAGGGGGACTTTGCCCAGGGTGCCCAGCACCTCCGGacggcactgggagcactgggacgGCCGCTGCCCGCCTCCCACGGGGACCTGGCCTGCAGCCTGCTCTGGACCCTGCTGCGGCACCTGCTCCAGCGCCTTTGGGTGGGCCGCTGGCTGGCCGCCCGCGCCGGGGGGCTGCGCCCCgaccccccgcccccagcccacGTCCGTCAGAGCGCCCGCGACGCCGCCATGGCTTACCACCGCCTGCACCAGCTCCACCTCGCCGGTACGGCCCCACGCCAtggcggggagaggggggacacacaggggAGCTTTGCACCCCGTATCCCCCCCACTGAGGTCCCTGTCCCCGCAGGGAAGCAGGCGGGGGGGCACTTACTGGCCATCAACCTGGCGCTGAGCGCCGTCAACCTGGCCGAGTGCGCCGGCGACGCCGTCTCCGTGGCCGCCCTGGCCGAGATCTACGTGGCGGCCGCCCTGCGGGTCAAGGCCAGCCTGCACCGCTGCTTCCACTTCTTGGCTGTGAGTGGCAGGGCAGCCCCCTCCGTttggtggggggggtgtgtgtgtgggggttgtCCTCAGGGACACCCCCGCCCTGACCCCGCTCTCTCCGCAGCGCCCCTTCCTCTGCAGCGCCCGGCGCGTGGCCCTGTCCCACGGCGGGGCTGTCCCCCCTGCCATGCAGTGGCTTTGTCACCCTTTGGGCCACCGTTTCTTCGTCGACGGGGACTGGGCTGTCAAGGGCGTCCCCAGGGAGACCATCTACAGCTCAGCTGGCAACCCAGGTAACCCCTCACCACCCCCAAACCCGCTCTCTTTTTGGGGTGGAGGCAGTACCTGCTCACCGCCCGTCTGTGCCGCAGTGGACCCGCTGGCGCAGGTGACCCAGCTTTTCCGCGAGCATCTCCTGGAGAAGGCTCTGTGCTGCGTGGCCATGCCCGAGCCCGGCCGTCCCGCTGCCCAGGGAGAGGGGTAAGTGCTGGGGTGGGCACCCCGCTTCCTCCCCCTCGGCACAGGGCCGGCCCCActcacagcccctctcccagcagacGCTTCTCCAACGCCCTCGAGTACCTCCAGCTCCTCAACGGCTGCTCCGACGCCAGCGGCACACCCGGCCCCGCGCCCTCCATCAGCTCCGGCTTGGCGGCTGTCACAGGTGAGGCCAGCGTGTCCCCTCCAAACCGGAGACTCTTTGTGTGTAGGGGGGGTCACAGGGCTGGTGGACACCCCGCTCCCGTGTCCCTCCCACCCCGCAGGCACCGACCCCGTGTCCAAGTGGTGGGCGTCCATCATTGGCACAGTTATTCACTGGCTGCAGGGAGACGAGGAGGGGGCCGAGCGCCTCTACCCACTGGTGGAGACCATGCCCCGGGCACTGCAGAGCTCTGAGTGAGTGCTGGAGACATCgaggacggggtggggggggacaacTCATCACATGCCTGCTCTTCTTTTTGGTTGCCACAGCCCGCGGCTAACACACTCTGAGCACCGCGGCTGTGCTGCCCCATAGCTGCTGAGGGGGGGGCACAGCCGTGCGCAGCGAGGGGCCTACGGTGACCATGTGTGTGCGTCCCCCCCCTTCTCTGCCTTGCAGAAAGCCCCTGCCCCGCGCTGCCCTGCACTCCTTCAGAGCCGTCCGTGCCATGCTGAGCAAGCAGGATGGGAGCCAGGCCAGCCTGAACCACTGCGAGAAGGCCAGCGGTTGCCTGCGGGAGAGCCTGGAGCTCGGTAGCCCCCCCAAAGGCACCATCGACAAGGTGAGCTGGGATCGGGGTGGGGGGCAAGGCGGCCACCCgccctggggaggggaaaaggggggagCCCCCGGCCCTGGCGGGAGGTGCCCCCGGCCCTCGCGGGGGTGCATTGTAGTTGCATTGCATGTGTCAGACTGGGAGTGCAATGCCCCTGCCATGCAGCCCGGCGGGGGTCCCCGCAGCAACGCCTGCCCGCAGGGACCTCCTTGggcctcccccttccccccccccgtccATCTGTCTGTCCGTCCACAACTCACTCAGCTCCCCTCACCCCCACTTTCTAGGCGGTCCAACTCCTCCTCTGCGACCTGCTCCTGGTCACCCGCACCAACCTCTGGCAGCAGCAGATGAGCGCCAGCCAGCAGCGCAGCTGCCTCTACCAGGCCTCCGCCGTTGAGCTCCGCGGTTTCCAGCAGGACCTCAGCAGCCTGCGACGCCTGGCCCAGACCCTGCGCCCTGCCATGCGTCGGGTGAGCCCATCACCCCTCCTCCGGCCACGTCCCCTCGTCCCCTGCCACCGCCCGCGCTCACCGTGTCCTCCTCGCTCCAGGTGTTCCTGCACGAAGCCACGGCCAGGCTCATGGCGCGGGCCAGCCCCACGCGCACCCATCAGCTGCTGGACCGCAGCCTGCGGAGGAGAGGGGTGCAGGGCAGCAAAACAGGTGGGACTCGGGGTGCGGGGACACCCCACTCCCCACCTGCAGCACCCCAAGAGTGCTGGCTGGTGGGGTGCAGGGGCTTCTCGCCCATGTTTTGGTGGTGGCACCCGCTCTGGGGGTGGGTGAATGGCCCTGTCACCATGCCAGAGCACCCAAGGGAGGGTTGGTGGCTTGCAGTGGCGTCCTTGGGGCTGACACCCAGAGCACCCGAGGGAGGGTCGGTGGCTTCCAGTGGCGTCCTTGGGGTTGACACCCAGAGCACCCAAGGGAGGGTTGATGACTTCCAGTGGCACCCTTGTGACTGACACTTGGAGCACCCGAGGGAGGGTTGGTGACTTCCCGTGGCACCCTTGGGGCTGACACCCCCTCTCTCTGCCCCCTACCTTGCAGCCGGGGAGCCAGAGAGCCACCCCACGCCGCGGGAGCACGCCGAGGCCCTGCTGCTGGCCTGCTGCTACCTCCCACCCAGCTTCCTCTCGGGGCCGGGCCAGCGCGTGGGCATGTTGGCCGAGGCCGCCCGCACGCTGGAGAAGCTGGGGGACAAACGGACGCTGCACGACTGCCAGCAGATGATCATCAAGCTGGGCAGCGGCACCACCGTCACATCGGGCTAGCTGGGGTCAGGCAgtggggggggtcggggggcACGGTGCCAAGCCCCCCTGCTAGCCCCGCTGGCTCCGGGATGTGGGGAAGGCGGGTGGCGGGGAGGtgcgtgcctcagtttccccccagGATGGGAGCCCCTTCTGCGGGACGGGGGGAGGGAGCAGGTTTTAAGGTGAGGGAGGGTGGGTGAGGAGGGGCAGGGTGATGCCCGGTGCCACCGGCGGTGGGTGTGGGAGCTGCCGGCGTGGGACAGCCACGCGTGGGGTACCCTGCATGGGCTCaaaaccccccccccaaccccatggCTCTGTCCCTGGCCCCAACCCGCTTGGTGACGGGACGTGGGGACCTCTAGTGACACTGTCACAGTATTGCATGGCGCTGGGATGCTTGGCCAGCCTGGCCCCAGTGCCACCCAGTACCCCCCAGTGCCACCCCGTACCCCTCAGTGCCCTGGCACAGGGTGGGGGCCCGTCCTCGCCCTCCTCTcgtggtgtccctgcccacacCCCCCGTGGGTCCCACAGCTGCAGGGGGGGATTTGGGGCACCTCGGCTTTGTGCCCCCATTATGGGGGGGGGAGGACGTTTGGCTCCATGGTGGCGGTTAAGGACCCTCTCCGCAGCCATGCCCGTGGTAGGCAagaggggacccccccagccaaccccccctccctcctcaagCACTGACCAGTCCCCCCAGTTAGGAGCTGCCACCACCCCCAGGCATGGCTGGGCCTGAGAGCTTCCAGAGAAGGGATGGCAGCGTGGcacggggctgctgggggggtggtgggtgtCCCCGTCCCCTTTCTTCAACCCTTCTTGTACAtagccccccgccctgccccagctcccccccccccccttgccttTTTAAACGGTATTTTCATAGTTGGAGAGTTTTGTACAGATGATTAAAGCTGATTATTTATACCGGTGTGTGCTGGACTTGAGGGGTGGGGACAGACACTTCAATTTGGGGGGCACAGAGAGCTGGgtagggcccccccccccccctccttggcTGGACATGCTCTGCTATGGGTCCTGCCTTGCCCTCACAGGGAAGGGCTGTAGAGGATGGGGGGGGACAAGGGTGGCAAGGATGGGGACACTGGGACCCCAAACACACCCTCCTTACCCCAAGGTATGCTGGGGGTGCtgcccaccacccccaccccacccccccccatacCCCAAGCCCCACTGCAGTgtctcctccagcccagccctaCAGCGAGACCCTCGGTGCTGGTGACACCTGGGGACAAAAGGCCAGCTAGGGGCTGGCACGGCATGGGGggacccccagcagccccccaggagAAAGAGAGGCCACGAGCAGGGCGCCACGTACTTCCAAAACAATCGTTGTATCTTTATTGACGCTCTGAATGCAATGACCTGTTTTTTACTCTTaaggaaaataaacatctttTAGAAACAGCTTGTTACACACAATCTTCAGTGTGAAGCAATATACTAATAAGAACACTAGTCTTAACATTTACAGTcttcatatatattatatatatgtatatgtatacatatatatacactatataatGAGGCAATATATAATACACACGGTTTACCATTTTACAGTCATATGTACAAGATGTCACTAAAAATAGCCAGATTTCAGGCAACACTGCCAGGGACAccgggattttattttttattctttaaattaattatttttattattcttcctttcctttttttttttttttcctatcgctctcccctccttttttgtgttttttcactCCCGTGTCCGAGGCAAGCTGCTGAAATGACAGACATTTTGTGGCCAGCAAACCTTGAGGGTGAGGGCTGGGTGGGACGGAGGGGACGCGACAGCCGGCGGGGACACGGGGAGCTGGCTCTGCAGggttggggagcaggggggacgGATGGGGCCAGCACTGTGCCCCCCCCCTTTGCAGGATGCCTTGCAGGTCGGAGGGCGGCTGGCAGCTCTGTTTTTAGGATTGGATTTGGGGTTGATTCACCCTGGGTTGGTTATTTGCTACCTGCGCCAGGGCACGGGTTGGTGCAAGGCCGGGGTGTGCAGAGACTGGGGGGGTCATGCTGGGCACCCCACGGGGACACGAGCAGGGGAGTGATCCCAGCGCTGGGCAGCCCCCCAGCTCCATCGAGGCGGCTGGGAAGGGAAGCAAAAGCCGAGGGAGCTGAGCAAACCCGGCACCCAGGGCAGCGAGGGGCGAGCCAGGGCCAcgcagagggaggaagaaaatgcctcctcctcctcctccagcaaggCCCCTGCTGCCGGCTGGAAGCCATTTCTGGGCTGCTTGCACCCAGGCTAAAACCCTGGGGTCCAGCACCCAGAGCCTTGGGGCTCAGCACCCAGAGCCCTGGGGTTCAGCACCCAGAGTCTTGGGGTTCAGCACCCAGAACCTTGGGGTTCAGCACCCTGAGCCCTGGGGTGCAGCACCCAGAGCCCTGGGGTTCAGCACCCAGAACCCTGGGGTTTTAGCACCCTGAGCCCTGGGGTGCAGCACCCAGAGCCTTGGGGTTTTGCACAAGCACAGGGAGCAAATCCCATCCCCAGCACGAGCAGCCACAGAGGTGCTGACGAGGCTGAGCAGAGGGAGTAGGGTGGGTTTTGGGGTCCCAGAGAGCAGGACTGGGTGTCCCCGTCCCAGCAGCGCCAGCACCCCAtggagcaggagggaggtgggtgcAATGGGCTGGGGTTTGGAGGGTGGGACCGGGGTTGGGGCAGCCCAGTGGGCACCCACCAGCCCAGCCAAGCGCCCTTCACCCCAGTGGGGACCTGGCTGGCACCCCAGGACAGGCAGGATGGGGGAAGACAGGAGATGGAAGAACAAAACGGAAAAAGCAGAGTGGTGTTTCAAAACAGCAGGCcgttgtttgtcttttttttttttgtcctttttttttttgtccttttttttgtctttttttttttgtttttgtttccttttctccgCCGCACATATATACAGACACCGTGAGGTTTGCTGAAGGCAACATCTCAGATCAGATCAGTGTGAGATATGGAGAGCCGGGACCCGCGGGAGGGTCCGGCGGCCCCACAGTAAGACAATATCGCCGGGACCCCCCCCTTGTACAcggtcccccacccccacccccccaatccctcccccctcccccctgtGCAGCGATCGCGGGCCGGGGGATCCCGTTCCGTCTCCCGGCCGCGCCAGGCCGGGTTTTGCCGGAGCCCGGCGGGGGGGAAAACCCGGCGCTGGCTCTAGAGGCCCCGCCCGGAAcggacttggttttttttttttgggggggggggggacacggggcggCAGCGCTGCGCCCACCTGCAGCGGGGCGGCTCCCGgtacggcccggcccggcccggctcggccccgctcccggggcgCTGCCTCCTCCGCCGGTCCCTCGCAggcggcccgcggcgggggctACAGCGGCTGCCTCTGCGGGGAGAAAGGGGGGGGTCAGCCCGGTGGGGttgttgttggggggggggggaggtttggCCCCTGGGTCCGGTCCCCGGGTCAGCAGCCACCCTGCCCACCCGTGAATAATCACGCACCCACCCGAGATGCAGCGTGGGTTCAATTATCACCCACCACCTTGTCAGGGAAGGGGGATAAAACCCCCATAAACCCGGGGGGGGGGCCAAACACGGCGCCCACTCGCCTGCCCCCACAGCGGAGGGCTCCTGGGTGCCCCGGTACCCCCCCAGGGACACGATGCCCCTTGTCACGTGGGGTGGGTGTGCCGTGGAGTGGGGTGTCCCCAGGGGGGCAGCAAACGGTCCCGCGGGGGGGGGGTATGTCCATTGTGGGGGTGCGCGGGGGGGTCTGGGCTTACCTTATGTTTGGGACATTTCAGAGAGAAGCTCTCTTCGGTTAATAAGCAACCTGCGAGGAGAGGAGAAGCCGTGTCAGGTCCCCACGCTGCAGGACAGTTGTCCCCAAGTGTCCTCCCCGGCCCACGGCCTCCCGCCACCGGTCGGACCAGCCGCAGCGTTTGCAGGAAGGGTGCAGCTGAGGCCGCCCAAACTTGTGACAccagccagcactgcaggtgcAGAGCAGGGGGGAATCGCCATCCCGGCAAGCAGGTAGCCACGAGCCCCCCGCCCTGACCCGGGTAGCCAGGTCTGAGGGTGCCAGGGGACCCCACGCTCACCTGTGTCGACGGCACACGCGTAGTGGTAGGTGTGGGGACACCCCTTCTGGCAGCAGCCCACGGTGGCTCCCGCTTGCTGGCAGCTCGAGCACTTCTTTAAACACACACCCAGGAATTCggagcagggaaggagagatgtGGAGAGACAGAGAGACCCCGTCAGAGCCCAGCGCAGGAGCAGAGCACCCCGATGGCTCCGGCGGTGACGGCATTGTGCCAGCGTCCCTGCGCCCCTCCAGCCCCACGCTGCCTCCCCCCGGCTGCCGCGCCAGGCAGCATCCTTCCTCCCGTGCCGGCACACCGCGGGCGACACCGTGCCTCTTGCTCGACTGTCTGCAGCCACACACGAGGTTTTTCCCCACCGTAGTGCTCCCCGGGGATGGCACTGAGCCTGCAGCCACCCTCCACAGGGCAGGAGGTGTGGAGGTGAAGGGACATGACTAAGGCTGTGCCATGGCTcagtggcagtggtggtggaGGACCACGGTGTCCCCCATCTCCTGCCCCGCCCCCAGTgggtgctgcagggaggggagcacCCAGCCCCGCGGCgtgggcagggagagggcagcagcccccaggcagccATGCCGCGAGCATGCACGCCCCAAACCTGGTACCGGGGGGCTTGCTGGAGACCCCCTGCCCGGCCTCTGTCGGGTGGCtgtcccctctctctccccagcaCAAAAACCCCGTGTCCCCTTGGCAGTCTCCCAGTAGCACCCTCCCTATTTTTCCCACTTGATGTGTCCGTGCTCCTCTCGctctgggagaggagcagggtaGGACCATTCCCTCCCTCCAGAtccccttcccctgctgcccATCACTGTGGCATCAGGCCACGTTGCGCCCATGTTCATCTCCCATCCTGCCTTCATCAGGCTGCGTTTGTCCTGCTCCAAGCCACCACCCCACGCAACACAGGGCTGGGCCGGGGTATGTGACCCACCGGGCTCAGCACCCTCACggtccccggggtggggggggccctgCCGCCCTCCCAAAACATAACAACATAGATACACTTCTGCGCCTAAAAGGGGAATTTTTAGGTGCTATCAGAGACGCGGCAGCAGAGGGGTTCATGGCGCCTGAACTCTCCCGCTCTCCCAGGGCGACTCGTCGGGGCCAACCCTATTAATTTTCATCCCAGCCGGCGGCGCAGCCGCGGGAACGGCTTCGGCTGAAGGAGGCCAGTGGGAGATGCCGCCTTGGGGTGCGGTGCCATGCGGGCGGCCGAGCTCTTACCAGGTCGGCAGCCGCTTTGACGGCTTCCTGCAGCCCGTAGAGCTTCCCCGCCACCAGGAAAACCCCAGCGGTCCATACGGCACAGGCCTCGTGCAGCCAGTGCTCCTGCGTGTCACCCGCCGGCTCCTGCGGCGGGGACTCGGCCTTGTGACATTCGTGCCGCCGGGGCTTTTCGGCCGCTTCCTCGCCCTCTGTCCTCTCGTCACAGCAGTAGC comes from Strix aluco isolate bStrAlu1 chromosome 15, bStrAlu1.hap1, whole genome shotgun sequence and encodes:
- the SREBF1 gene encoding sterol regulatory element-binding protein 1 isoform X1; translated protein: MALKYPGAPLRPDTGLGGSCSPLLGTPPAPAGMECTFEDMLQLINTPDNDFSGLFDSPFGAPDSAVPPGLPPAPGTLSTYLGPNKPPPAAPTGSVYPGPPGMAAFAPQPPAPLLPAPAPGVKEEPVAVPSSQPQPGMMLAPSFVPASPSQFSPQPLVGYQNQHSFSALQPGGAGQALPSPLPTPQPGQPAALPGPVQSAAPQQLLAPAAPAPQPVSPQIQPVPVLLQPHFIKADSLLLTAVKTDAGSAKTSSIASLATSASGSATSLQVPALVSGGTILATVPLVVDAEKLPINRLAPSGKPALVQSRGEKRTAHNAIEKRYRSSINDKIVELKDLVVGTEAKLNKSAILRKAIEYIRFLQQSNQKLKQENLTLKMAVQKNQSLKDLVASCSGGAKAEAPMEVVKAEVMEMLTPPPSDVGSPSHSSPLSLSGGSSNSSGSDSEPDSPLCDHGKVKQERPPPSPSSQGMLDRSRMALCAFVFLCLSFNPLASLLRGSGAPGPVGSPGTAGPSRSIMAESGIVEEPWGWAQWLWPTLAFWALNAALVLGAVVRLFVCGEPVTRPHSEPSVLFWRHRRQADLDLDRGDFAQGAQHLRTALGALGRPLPASHGDLACSLLWTLLRHLLQRLWVGRWLAARAGGLRPDPPPPAHVRQSARDAAMAYHRLHQLHLAGKQAGGHLLAINLALSAVNLAECAGDAVSVAALAEIYVAAALRVKASLHRCFHFLARPFLCSARRVALSHGGAVPPAMQWLCHPLGHRFFVDGDWAVKGVPRETIYSSAGNPVDPLAQVTQLFREHLLEKALCCVAMPEPGRPAAQGEGRFSNALEYLQLLNGCSDASGTPGPAPSISSGLAAVTGTDPVSKWWASIIGTVIHWLQGDEEGAERLYPLVETMPRALQSSEKPLPRAALHSFRAVRAMLSKQDGSQASLNHCEKASGCLRESLELGSPPKGTIDKAVQLLLCDLLLVTRTNLWQQQMSASQQRSCLYQASAVELRGFQQDLSSLRRLAQTLRPAMRRVFLHEATARLMARASPTRTHQLLDRSLRRRGVQGSKTAGEPESHPTPREHAEALLLACCYLPPSFLSGPGQRVGMLAEAARTLEKLGDKRTLHDCQQMIIKLGSGTTVTSG